From the Microbacterium sp. W4I4 genome, one window contains:
- the nirB gene encoding nitrite reductase large subunit NirB, whose amino-acid sequence MTVELMTPARILVVGAGMVAHRFVDSLLSGADSRWAVTVIGEEQHAPYDRVGLTSFFTGATPETLTLDRTVFDDQRVTLLTADPVVSIDRAARTVRTRSGDAHTYDALVLATGSYASRPSVQGHELPGSFVYRTLEDVTQLRGHVQARTAELGRTLRGVVIGGGLLGLEAAGALQGMGVAATVVQSSDRLMSAQLDVAGGGMLQRLIEARGLTVRTGSRTTALVPDETGAVGAVQFQDGDTVDADVVVFTVGVRPRDELAADAGLALHRTGGVLIDDSCRTEDDRILAIGEVASFDGRSVGLVAPGYAMAEVAAAVLRGGEASFPGYDDSTKLKLSGVDVASFGDAMATTPNALDVVYTDPIAGVYKKLVLSDDAKTLLGGILVGDASAYGALRPLVGAALGGDPAAYLLPEGLTEAPVGELPDAAVVCSCANVTAGRIRQAVHEEGCTDATSVKSCTRAGATCGSCVFMVSKIVGQELAKTGQVASTALCEHFDLSRRQLFDAVRVSELTTFSSIIARFGRGRGCDICKPVLASILAVLVGEHVLEGENAALQDTNDHVMANMQKDGTYSVVPRMPGGEVTPAGLIAIGRIADDYGLYTKITGGQRIDMFGARLEQLPAIWGRLVGAGFESGQAYGKALRTVKSCVGSTWCRYGVLDSVGMAVQLELRYRGLRAPHKLKVGVSGCARECAEARSKDVGVIATEDGWNMYVGGNGGFSPRHAQLLASGLDDDGLIRAIDRFFMYYIRTADRLQRTAPWCEELEGGLDGLKSVIFDDELGICADLDAAMARHVERYEDEWAATLRDPEKLRRFSSFVNAADTPDPSLAYVAERGQVRPATADERAAGGVLIAGTTLEVRG is encoded by the coding sequence CACCGCAGACCCCGTGGTGAGCATCGACCGCGCGGCCCGCACGGTGCGCACTCGATCCGGCGACGCGCACACCTACGACGCCCTGGTCCTCGCGACCGGCTCGTATGCATCGCGTCCGAGCGTGCAGGGCCACGAGCTGCCCGGCTCCTTCGTCTACCGGACCCTGGAGGACGTGACGCAGCTGCGCGGCCACGTGCAGGCGCGTACCGCGGAGCTCGGACGGACGCTGCGAGGCGTCGTCATCGGCGGGGGCCTGCTCGGGCTGGAGGCCGCGGGGGCGCTGCAGGGGATGGGCGTCGCGGCGACCGTCGTGCAGTCCTCGGACCGGCTGATGTCGGCCCAGCTCGACGTCGCCGGAGGCGGCATGCTGCAGCGCCTCATCGAGGCGCGTGGGCTGACCGTACGGACCGGGAGCCGCACCACGGCGCTCGTTCCCGACGAAACCGGCGCCGTCGGCGCCGTGCAGTTCCAGGACGGTGACACCGTCGACGCCGACGTGGTGGTCTTCACCGTCGGCGTGCGGCCTCGAGATGAACTCGCCGCGGACGCCGGACTCGCGCTGCACCGCACCGGCGGCGTCCTCATCGACGACTCCTGCCGCACCGAGGACGACCGGATCCTGGCCATCGGCGAGGTCGCCAGCTTCGACGGCCGCTCGGTGGGCCTCGTGGCTCCCGGGTACGCGATGGCCGAGGTCGCCGCCGCGGTGCTGCGCGGTGGCGAAGCGTCTTTCCCCGGTTACGACGACTCCACCAAGCTCAAGCTGTCCGGCGTCGACGTCGCCAGCTTCGGGGATGCGATGGCCACCACGCCGAACGCCCTCGACGTCGTCTACACCGATCCCATCGCCGGCGTGTACAAGAAGCTCGTGCTCTCGGACGACGCGAAGACGCTGCTGGGCGGCATCCTCGTCGGCGATGCATCCGCGTACGGTGCGCTGCGCCCGCTCGTGGGAGCCGCCCTCGGCGGTGATCCCGCCGCCTACCTGCTGCCGGAGGGGCTCACCGAGGCGCCCGTCGGCGAACTTCCGGATGCCGCGGTGGTGTGCTCCTGCGCCAACGTCACCGCCGGCCGCATCCGACAGGCCGTGCACGAGGAGGGCTGCACCGACGCCACGTCGGTGAAGAGCTGCACGCGGGCGGGCGCCACGTGCGGCTCGTGCGTGTTCATGGTCTCCAAGATCGTCGGCCAGGAGCTCGCCAAGACCGGCCAGGTCGCATCCACGGCCCTCTGCGAGCACTTCGACCTGTCGCGGCGGCAGCTCTTCGACGCGGTGCGCGTGTCGGAGCTGACGACGTTCAGTTCGATCATCGCCCGGTTCGGCCGCGGGCGCGGCTGCGACATCTGCAAGCCCGTGCTGGCGAGCATCCTGGCCGTGCTGGTCGGCGAGCACGTTCTCGAGGGCGAGAACGCCGCGCTGCAGGACACGAACGATCACGTCATGGCGAACATGCAGAAGGACGGGACGTACTCGGTCGTGCCGCGGATGCCCGGAGGCGAGGTCACCCCTGCGGGCCTGATCGCCATCGGGCGCATCGCCGACGACTACGGCCTGTACACGAAGATCACCGGCGGCCAGCGCATCGACATGTTCGGCGCGCGGCTGGAGCAGCTCCCGGCGATCTGGGGCCGCCTGGTGGGCGCCGGGTTCGAGTCGGGTCAGGCCTACGGCAAGGCGCTGCGCACCGTGAAGTCCTGCGTCGGCTCCACGTGGTGCCGGTACGGCGTGCTCGATTCGGTGGGCATGGCCGTGCAGCTCGAACTGCGCTACCGGGGCCTGCGCGCGCCCCACAAGCTGAAGGTCGGCGTCTCGGGATGCGCCCGCGAGTGCGCGGAGGCCCGCAGCAAGGACGTCGGGGTGATCGCCACGGAGGACGGCTGGAACATGTACGTCGGCGGCAACGGCGGCTTCTCGCCCCGGCATGCGCAGCTGCTGGCATCCGGCCTGGACGACGACGGGCTGATCCGCGCGATCGACCGGTTCTTCATGTACTACATCCGCACCGCCGACCGGCTGCAGCGCACCGCACCGTGGTGCGAGGAGCTGGAGGGCGGACTGGACGGGCTGAAGAGCGTGATCTTCGACGACGAGCTGGGCATCTGCGCGGATCTGGATGCCGCGATGGCTCGGCACGTCGAGCGGTACGAGGACGAATGGGCGGCGACGCTGCGCGATCCCGAGAAGCTTCGGCGCTTCAGCTCGTTCGTGAACGCCGCGGACACTCCCGATCCCTCGCTCGCGTACGTCGCCGAGCGCGGACAGGTGCGGCCGGCGACGGCCGATGAACGAGCCGCCGGTGGCGTGCTCATCGCAGGAACGACCTTGGAGGTACGGGGATGA
- the cobA gene encoding uroporphyrinogen-III C-methyltransferase, protein MTLMLGVSLAGREVLLVGGGLVTARRLRRFVDEGAVVRVVAPQLHPETARLVREHGATWHPCRFRARDLAGAWLVHVATGDAGTDSRVVGLCERRRVICISAGNGEHGSARMTAQLDTGDVTVAVTSTHGADPRRSAAVRDAIDDLIATGSLPLRRRRPARTGRVDLVGGGPGPADLMTVRARRLIAEADVIVTDRLGPAAEVMRGLDADVQVIDVGKRPGHHPVPQEEINRIIVEHATAGRRVVRLKGGDPFVFGRGGEEMQACLEAGVAVDVTPAPSSAIAVPQAAGIPVTHRGVASAFHVVNGQGAMEVSTLAAMADPTVTTVVLMGVAALPRIVSDALRHGVAADRPIAFVESGHTPQQRTTRSTLGRAVADAQQIGLRNPAVIVIGDVARAGLLLPDGPFVRAASA, encoded by the coding sequence ATGACGCTGATGCTGGGCGTCTCGCTCGCCGGTCGCGAGGTGCTTCTCGTCGGGGGCGGTCTGGTCACCGCCAGGCGGCTGCGTCGGTTCGTCGACGAGGGCGCCGTGGTGCGCGTGGTCGCCCCGCAGCTGCACCCTGAGACCGCACGTCTCGTCCGCGAGCACGGTGCGACCTGGCATCCGTGCCGTTTCCGCGCCCGCGACCTCGCCGGTGCCTGGCTCGTGCACGTCGCGACCGGCGACGCGGGCACGGACAGCCGCGTCGTGGGTCTGTGCGAGCGCCGCCGCGTGATCTGCATCAGCGCCGGCAACGGAGAGCACGGCTCCGCGCGGATGACGGCGCAGCTGGACACCGGTGACGTGACTGTCGCCGTCACCAGTACGCACGGCGCCGATCCTCGCCGCTCGGCCGCCGTGCGCGATGCGATCGACGACCTCATCGCGACGGGGAGCCTGCCGCTGCGGCGTCGGCGTCCGGCCCGTACCGGGCGGGTGGATCTGGTCGGGGGAGGCCCGGGTCCGGCGGATCTCATGACCGTGCGCGCACGGCGACTGATCGCCGAGGCCGACGTCATCGTGACCGACCGGCTCGGACCGGCCGCCGAGGTCATGCGCGGTCTCGACGCGGATGTGCAGGTGATCGATGTGGGCAAGCGGCCCGGTCATCATCCCGTGCCTCAGGAGGAGATCAACCGCATCATCGTCGAGCACGCGACCGCCGGCCGCCGTGTCGTGCGTCTGAAGGGCGGAGACCCGTTCGTGTTCGGACGGGGCGGCGAGGAGATGCAGGCGTGCCTCGAAGCGGGGGTCGCCGTGGACGTGACGCCTGCGCCGTCCAGCGCCATCGCGGTGCCTCAGGCCGCGGGCATCCCGGTCACGCATCGAGGCGTCGCCTCAGCGTTCCACGTGGTCAACGGGCAGGGTGCCATGGAGGTCTCCACGCTGGCCGCGATGGCGGACCCCACGGTGACGACGGTGGTGCTGATGGGCGTCGCGGCGCTCCCGCGGATCGTCTCCGACGCCCTGCGGCACGGCGTCGCGGCGGACCGTCCGATCGCCTTCGTGGAGAGCGGACACACACCGCAGCAGCGCACGACGCGCTCGACCCTAGGTCGCGCGGTCGCGGATGCTCAGCAGATCGGGCTGCGCAACCCCGCCGTGATCGTGATCGGAGATGTCGCGCGCGCAGGGCTCCTTCTGCCGGACGGGCCCTTCGTCCGGGCGGCTTCCGCGTGA
- a CDS encoding sirohydrochlorin chelatase, which yields MTTLIACSHGTSSPEGRATVSRLVALVQDRMPAVRVVPAFVDVQSPRVDVVVARESRSDTTVVVPLLLSSGHHTAVDIASAVAAHAPARQTDPLGTHPLIAHVLATRLRAAVRGAWRPGDSVVLAAAGSSDPAAAADVDAAAENLRRLVPAPVTVGYASGAGPRLAEAVSSSRADGATRVIAASHMLAPGFFTGLVRRSGADVVSAPLGADPRVAEVIMERYQHSL from the coding sequence ATGACGACACTCATCGCCTGCTCGCACGGCACGAGCTCGCCGGAGGGCCGCGCGACGGTCTCACGGCTGGTCGCACTCGTGCAGGATCGGATGCCGGCGGTCCGGGTCGTGCCCGCGTTCGTCGATGTGCAGTCGCCGCGGGTCGACGTCGTCGTCGCGCGAGAGAGCCGCAGCGACACCACGGTCGTCGTCCCGCTGCTGCTCTCCTCGGGACACCACACCGCGGTGGACATCGCCAGCGCGGTGGCCGCTCACGCGCCCGCTCGCCAGACGGATCCGCTGGGTACGCATCCGCTGATCGCACATGTGCTCGCGACCCGGCTGCGCGCCGCAGTACGGGGCGCATGGCGGCCGGGTGACAGCGTGGTGCTCGCGGCGGCCGGATCCAGCGACCCGGCCGCCGCCGCCGATGTGGACGCGGCAGCGGAGAACCTGCGTCGCCTGGTGCCGGCACCGGTCACGGTGGGGTACGCGTCCGGTGCGGGTCCGCGCCTCGCCGAGGCCGTGTCCTCGTCTCGAGCCGACGGTGCGACGCGCGTCATCGCCGCCAGCCACATGCTCGCTCCGGGATTCTTCACCGGACTGGTCCGTCGCTCCGGTGCCGATGTCGTCTCGGCCCCGCTCGGCGCCGACCCGCGCGTCGCCGAGGTGATCATGGAGCGGTATCAGCACTCGCTCTGA
- the nirD gene encoding nitrite reductase small subunit NirD, which yields MTITADVETLVRVCAVSDLEVERGSAALFGSTQIALFRLADGTLHAVSNRDPYTGAQVMSRGIVGTRDDAPTIASPLHKQVFDLRTGLCLDTKGAEPASLRVWAVVERDGDVLLDLTQELTQVVAEAA from the coding sequence ATGACCATCACAGCGGATGTCGAGACGCTGGTGCGCGTGTGCGCCGTGAGCGACCTGGAGGTGGAGCGCGGCAGCGCCGCGCTGTTCGGCTCCACGCAGATCGCCCTGTTCCGCCTCGCCGACGGGACGCTGCACGCCGTGTCCAATCGCGATCCCTACACCGGCGCGCAAGTGATGTCCCGCGGGATCGTGGGAACCCGCGATGACGCGCCCACGATCGCCTCACCGCTGCACAAGCAGGTCTTCGACCTGCGCACCGGGCTGTGCCTGGACACCAAGGGAGCAGAGCCGGCATCGCTCCGGGTCTGGGCGGTCGTGGAGCGGGACGGCGATGTTCTCCTGGACCTGACGCAGGAGCTGACCCAGGTCGTGGCGGAGGCGGCATGA
- a CDS encoding replication-associated recombination protein A: protein MTPAAPLLSGQTPLAVRMRPVSLDEVAGQKHLLRAGSPIVALADPDTTTPGAVSMILWGPPGTGKTTLAQAIARSSGRRFIELSAITAGVKDVREVMQDAVTQRDLYGQTTILFLDEIHRFTKAQQDALLPGVENGWVILIAATTENPSFSVISPLLSRSLLLTLQPLTDDEIGELVDRAVTDARGLSGAVTVADDARAALIRLASGDARRALTGLEAAAAVAMSRADDETSAVVSDEDVAQAVDRALLRYDRQGDEHYDVISAFIKSIRGSDPDAAVHYLARMIEAGEDPRFIARRLVISAAEDIGLADPQALVIANAAADAVAFIGMPEGRIPLAEATIYLATTAKSNAAYMAINQAIADVRAGGFGRVPIHLRDAHYAGAKRLGHGKGYRYPHDSDAGILPQQYLPDELQSRRYYEPKNLGAERDIAPRLERIRKILGDR, encoded by the coding sequence ATGACGCCAGCCGCACCCCTGCTCTCCGGGCAGACGCCGCTTGCCGTGCGCATGCGGCCGGTCTCGCTCGACGAGGTCGCGGGTCAGAAGCATCTGCTGCGCGCGGGCTCGCCGATCGTGGCCCTCGCCGACCCCGACACGACCACGCCCGGTGCGGTCTCGATGATCCTCTGGGGGCCGCCAGGTACGGGCAAGACGACTCTGGCTCAGGCCATCGCGCGCTCCTCGGGCCGTCGCTTCATCGAGCTGTCCGCCATCACCGCCGGCGTGAAGGATGTCCGGGAGGTCATGCAGGACGCCGTGACCCAGCGCGACCTCTACGGGCAGACGACGATCCTGTTCCTCGACGAGATCCACCGCTTCACCAAGGCGCAGCAGGACGCGCTGCTGCCCGGCGTCGAGAACGGCTGGGTCATCCTCATCGCGGCCACCACCGAGAATCCGTCGTTCTCGGTGATCTCACCGCTGCTGTCACGGTCCCTGCTGCTCACCCTGCAGCCGCTCACCGATGACGAGATCGGCGAACTCGTCGACCGGGCGGTCACCGATGCGCGCGGGCTGTCGGGTGCGGTGACCGTCGCCGACGACGCACGGGCGGCGCTGATCCGCCTGGCCTCCGGAGACGCCCGGCGCGCTCTGACCGGCCTGGAGGCGGCTGCCGCCGTGGCGATGTCGCGGGCCGACGATGAGACCTCTGCGGTGGTCTCCGACGAGGATGTCGCGCAGGCCGTCGACCGTGCACTGCTGCGCTACGACCGCCAGGGCGATGAGCACTACGACGTCATCAGCGCGTTCATCAAGTCGATCCGCGGCTCGGATCCGGATGCCGCCGTGCACTACCTCGCGCGCATGATCGAGGCGGGGGAGGATCCCCGCTTCATCGCGCGGCGACTCGTGATCTCGGCCGCGGAGGACATCGGACTGGCCGATCCGCAGGCGCTCGTCATCGCGAACGCCGCCGCCGATGCCGTGGCGTTCATCGGGATGCCGGAGGGGCGCATCCCGCTCGCGGAGGCGACCATCTACCTGGCCACCACCGCCAAGTCGAACGCGGCGTACATGGCGATCAACCAGGCCATCGCCGATGTGCGCGCGGGCGGATTCGGGCGGGTCCCGATCCACCTGCGCGATGCGCACTACGCGGGTGCCAAGCGACTCGGGCACGGCAAGGGCTACCGGTATCCGCACGACAGCGATGCGGGCATCCTGCCGCAGCAGTACCTTCCCGACGAGCTGCAGAGTCGCCGGTACTACGAGCCGAAGAACCTCGGCGCCGAGCGCGACATCGCACCGCGACTGGAGCGCATCCGCAAGATCCTGGGCGACCGCTGA
- a CDS encoding formate/nitrite transporter family protein, translated as MSYIKPPELVARMIDAGAAKMQLSARDTLIRAFMGAALLTMGAAFAVTVSTQTAQPLLGAVLFPIGFVILYLFGFDLLTGVFTLGPLAVIARRPGATIRAMLRNWGLVFLGNLMGAVLVAVLMAVCFTYGFSTEPSAVGHAIGEIGHGRTVGYADHGLAGMLTLFIRGVLCNWLVSTGVVLAMASDSLSSKVLAMWLPITLFFYMGFEHSIVNMFLFPSGLMLGADFTLWDYLIWNEIPTVIGNLFGGLLFVALPLYFTHGRTRLRSPRRTTGPVVVAPVVSAPVVSAPVVDEADARAAHFDEADIRELVSQPGGR; from the coding sequence GTGTCCTACATCAAGCCACCCGAGCTCGTCGCCCGCATGATCGACGCCGGCGCTGCCAAGATGCAGCTGTCCGCCCGGGACACCCTCATCCGTGCCTTCATGGGGGCGGCTCTGCTCACCATGGGCGCCGCCTTCGCCGTCACCGTGTCGACGCAGACCGCGCAGCCGCTCCTCGGCGCGGTGCTCTTCCCGATCGGCTTCGTCATCCTGTACCTGTTCGGCTTCGATCTGCTCACCGGGGTCTTCACGCTCGGCCCGCTGGCCGTGATCGCCCGGCGGCCGGGCGCGACCATCCGAGCGATGCTGCGCAACTGGGGCCTGGTGTTCCTGGGCAACCTGATGGGGGCCGTCCTGGTCGCCGTCCTGATGGCGGTCTGTTTCACCTACGGGTTCTCCACCGAGCCCAGCGCCGTCGGGCACGCGATCGGCGAGATCGGACACGGCCGTACGGTGGGTTACGCCGATCACGGACTCGCCGGGATGCTCACGCTGTTCATCCGAGGCGTGCTCTGCAACTGGCTCGTCTCGACCGGTGTGGTCCTGGCCATGGCATCCGACAGCCTGTCCAGCAAGGTCCTGGCGATGTGGCTGCCGATCACGCTGTTCTTCTACATGGGCTTCGAGCACTCGATCGTGAACATGTTCCTCTTCCCCTCTGGGCTCATGCTGGGGGCTGATTTCACGCTCTGGGACTACCTGATCTGGAACGAGATCCCCACGGTGATCGGGAACCTCTTCGGCGGTCTGCTGTTCGTGGCGCTTCCGCTGTACTTCACCCACGGACGCACCCGCCTCCGCTCGCCGCGCCGCACGACCGGGCCCGTCGTCGTCGCTCCCGTCGTCAGCGCCCCGGTCGTCAGTGCACCGGTCGTCGACGAGGCGGATGCCCGTGCCGCGCACTTCGACGAGGCCGACATCCGTGAACTCGTCTCGCAGCCGGGTGGTCGATGA
- a CDS encoding uroporphyrinogen-III synthase produces MTARPGPDAVLEGCVIVIAADRRSADLAAALERRGAVVHCAPALSIIPAIDDDELITRTRELIVEPPDIVVVTTGVGLRGWMDAVDQNDLHASLSDALAGARFVARGPKAHGAIQQAGFTADWVAESETSAEVAEYLIADGAAGRRIAVQHHGAGADDLDEQLERHGAQVVPLTVYRWGPPPDPDVVRRSVLQTAAGGVDAVLFTSAPGAREWVRIAESQGVLDRIRERAYSGRLLLASVGPITAGPLDDVDLPTRIAARGRLGSLVRSVVEHYSGREPRLATAAGELQVRSAGAVLDGRLIGLSPASASILGALFDARGRVLSREELGHALPRGGERAHAVEMAIARLRDRLGGGDTVQTVTKRGYRLTTEEPE; encoded by the coding sequence GTGACCGCGCGCCCTGGCCCGGACGCCGTGCTGGAGGGCTGCGTGATCGTCATCGCCGCCGACCGTCGCTCCGCCGATCTGGCCGCCGCGCTGGAGCGTCGCGGGGCCGTCGTCCATTGCGCTCCTGCACTCAGCATCATCCCCGCGATCGATGACGACGAACTGATCACACGCACCCGAGAACTCATCGTTGAGCCGCCGGATATCGTCGTCGTGACGACCGGAGTGGGTCTGCGCGGCTGGATGGATGCCGTCGACCAGAACGATCTTCACGCCAGCCTGTCCGACGCTCTGGCGGGCGCGCGGTTCGTCGCCCGCGGCCCCAAGGCGCACGGCGCGATCCAGCAGGCCGGATTCACGGCCGACTGGGTCGCCGAGTCCGAGACCTCCGCCGAGGTGGCCGAGTACCTCATCGCCGACGGTGCGGCCGGGCGCAGGATCGCCGTCCAGCACCATGGCGCGGGCGCCGATGACCTGGATGAGCAGCTGGAGCGACACGGCGCACAGGTCGTGCCGCTCACCGTGTACCGCTGGGGGCCGCCGCCCGACCCGGACGTCGTCCGGCGATCGGTGCTGCAGACCGCCGCAGGGGGCGTGGATGCCGTGCTGTTCACCTCCGCGCCCGGAGCCCGCGAGTGGGTGCGCATCGCCGAGAGCCAGGGAGTGCTCGATCGCATCCGGGAGCGCGCGTACAGCGGCAGACTGCTGCTCGCGTCGGTCGGTCCGATCACCGCCGGGCCCCTCGACGACGTCGACCTGCCGACCCGGATCGCCGCACGCGGCCGGCTCGGTTCGCTCGTGCGCAGCGTGGTGGAGCACTACAGCGGCCGTGAGCCCCGGCTGGCGACGGCGGCGGGGGAGCTGCAGGTGCGCAGCGCCGGGGCGGTGCTGGACGGTCGTCTCATCGGGCTGTCACCCGCATCGGCCAGCATCCTCGGCGCGCTCTTCGACGCCCGCGGCCGGGTGCTCAGCAGGGAGGAGCTGGGGCATGCACTGCCACGGGGCGGCGAACGCGCCCATGCCGTGGAGATGGCGATCGCCCGCCTGCGTGATCGCCTCGGCGGCGGCGACACGGTGCAGACGGTGACCAAGCGCGGATATCGATTGACGACGGAGGAACCGGAATGA
- the rpsD gene encoding 30S ribosomal protein S4, whose amino-acid sequence MVTKSQDRRKVRLSRALGIPLTPKAARYLEKRPYAPGEHGRTKRKADSDYAVRLREKQRLREQYGIREKQLRIAFNESRRKDGLTGENLVELLEMRLDALVVRSGFARTTAQARQLVVHRHILVDGQLVDRPSFRVKPGQLIHVKAKSEALEPFQVAAAGGHAEVLPPVPAYLEVELDKLQARLVRRPKRAEVPVTCEVQLVVEYYAAR is encoded by the coding sequence GTGGTCACGAAGTCCCAGGACCGCCGCAAGGTCCGTCTCAGCCGCGCGCTGGGTATCCCGCTCACCCCGAAGGCCGCCCGCTACCTCGAGAAGCGTCCCTACGCTCCGGGTGAGCACGGCCGCACCAAGCGCAAGGCCGACAGCGACTACGCCGTCCGTCTGCGCGAGAAGCAGCGTCTTCGCGAGCAGTACGGCATCCGCGAGAAGCAGCTCCGCATCGCGTTCAATGAGTCCCGCCGCAAGGACGGCCTGACCGGTGAGAACCTGGTCGAGCTCCTCGAGATGCGTCTCGACGCACTCGTGGTGCGTTCGGGCTTCGCCCGCACCACGGCGCAGGCCCGTCAGCTGGTCGTGCACCGCCACATCCTCGTCGACGGCCAGCTCGTCGACCGCCCGTCCTTCCGCGTGAAGCCGGGTCAGCTCATCCACGTCAAGGCCAAGTCCGAGGCGCTCGAGCCCTTCCAGGTCGCAGCCGCCGGCGGTCACGCCGAGGTCCTGCCCCCGGTTCCGGCTTACCTCGAGGTCGAGCTGGACAAGCTGCAGGCCCGCCTGGTCCGTCGTCCGAAGCGCGCCGAGGTCCCCGTGACCTGTGAAGTGCAGCTCGTCGTCGAGTACTACGCAGCCCGCTGA